A section of the Pseudophryne corroboree isolate aPseCor3 chromosome 11, aPseCor3.hap2, whole genome shotgun sequence genome encodes:
- the LOC134968616 gene encoding acrosin-like, which produces MKLAVYISVALFWACVNGAAGAPIPSTCGRRPLVGEQFGSRIVGGKDALPGSWPWLVSVQEFMDYDSYLHLCGGSILNEKWVLTAAHCFKKRGDDVYSWRLVFGANQLSHLGTGVQIRGIAKKIEHEYYVADSESNDIALLLVNKPITYNSYIQPACLPTKTADINLMTDCYIAGFGVLKEGSTEPSDTLQEAHVMMIPNKVCNSRKWYNGAVGVYNLCAGYERGGIDSCQGDSGGPLMCKYPGSKIFSVVGVTSWGSGCGQALSPGVYTSTQYYLDWIHEKLKKL; this is translated from the exons ATGAAGTTAGCCGTGTATATCAGCGTTGCCCTGTTCTGGGCATGTGTGAATGGTGCCGCTGGCGCACCCATCCCTAGCA CATGTGGAAGGCGCCCCCTAGTGGGAGAACAATTTGGCTCCCGCATTGTTGGAGGAAAAGATGCGTTACCTGGATCCTGGCCGTGGTTAGTAAGCGTTCAAGAGTTCATGGACTATGACTCGTACCTACATCTTTGTGGAGGCTCCATACTGAACGAGAAGTGGGTTCTCACAGCTGCCCATTGTTTCAAGAAGAGGGGCGA TGATGTCTACTCTTGGAGACTGGTATTTGGCGCTAACCAGCTGTCACATTTGGGAACAGGAGTTCAGATTCGTGGCATAGCCAAAAAAATTGAACATGAGTATTACGTCGCGGACTCCGAAAGCAATGACATCGCCCTGCTGCTTGTAAATAAGCCAATCACTTACAACAGCTACATTCAGCCTGCGTGCCTTCCGACGAAAACTGCCGACATCAATCTTATGACTGATTGTTACATCGCTGGTTTTGGAGTTTTGAAGGAGGGAT CCACGGAACCATCTGATACCCTGCAGGAGGCTCATGTGATGATGATCCCTAACAAAGTCTGCAATAGCCGCAAATGGTACAATGGCGCAGTGGGAGTGTACAACCTGTGTGCAGGCTACGAGCGCGGCGGCATCGACAGCTGCCAG GGTGACAGCGGGGGACCGCTCATGTGCAAATATCCAGGCTCTAAGATTTTCTCAGTGGTGGGCGTAACCAGCTGGGGATCCGGCTGTGGACAAGCGCTAAGTCCAGGGGTCTACACCTCCACCCAGTATTACCTGGACTGGATCCATGAGAAACTAAAAAAGCTCTGA